The stretch of DNA CCAGGACGGCGCGCTGGTCGCCACCTACGACATCCTGACCCTGGTAGAACGCGCCCGCGACGAGTTTGACCCGCCCCTAGAGGCGCTGAACGCCTGAATGCCCGAAGACGCCCGGGGGCAACTGGACGATGGCCGCTTTGCCTTCCGGGCGCTGAAGGATGGCCGGGTGGTGGTGTCGTGGTATGGCCGCCCGGTGACCACCCTGGCCGGGAAGGCCGCCGAGCGCTTTCTGGCGCGCGTGGCTGCCCTGGATGAGCACGGCGCGCAGCTGGTCATGGCCCGCGTGACGGGCAACTTCAAGCGCGGCAACGAGAAGGGCAGAGGCTAGGATGTTGTTTCGGCAGGAGTAACAAATGGTCATCCTCTGTGCCCCTACGCTCTGGGCATGACCTTCATCACCGGGCTGGATCATGTGCTGCTGGAAGCGCCTGCGGGGGGCGAACCGGCAGCGCGTGCGTTTTACGGCGCGTTCCTGGGCCTCACCGAAGTGCCCAAGCCTCCGGTCCTGCAAGTCCGGGGCGGGGTGTGGTTTGCCCTGCCGGACGGCCGGCAACTGCACCTTGGCGTGGCGCCCGACTTTGCGCCGCGCCTCAAGGGCCACCCGGCGCTGCGCAGCGCCGACTTGGCCGCGTTCGTCGCCCACTGCGCCGCCCACGGTGTCCCCACCCGCCCGGACCAGGAAGGGGGGGTGCCGCGCGTGTTCCTGCACGACCCGTTCGGCAACCGGCTGGAAGTGGTGCAGGGCTGACCAGGGGCACTCCCCCCCGTGTTGGCCCCCGACTGGGGCTGGGCACAGGGGCGAAGCTGACCGTAGGATGAAGGGGCCTATGAAACGGATCGCGTTGGGTTCTCTTACTGGAGACCGCTGCGCCGCGCCCCACCGCCGTCCTGCCGCCCCCCTGTTTCCCGTGTGGGCGTGTGGTGCGCTGCTCTGGGCGCCCTTGCCTGCAGCGCTGGCCCGCGCATGAACCCGCCCAGTCCAGTGCCGCCCCCCCTGCTGGGGCGCATTGGGCAGGCCAAGGGCTGGGCGCTGCGGCTGATGTTTGGCGGCGGCGGCGTGCTGGCGCTGCTGGCCCTGCTGGTGCCGGCCCCGTCACCGCCCAATCTGGCGGCGGGGCAGGCGCTGTTTGCCCTGACGGCCGCGACCGGGCTGGGTGTGGCGGCCCTGAGCATCCGGCGCCCCGGCGCGCTGCGCAGCGAGCGTTTTGACACGCTGTTCATGGTGCTGGGCAACCTGTGCGCGCTCACCTCGGCGCTGGGTGAGGCGCTGCACTTTGGCACCACCTACAGCGAACACGTGGCCCTGTGGCCCATGGTGTTTGCCGCCGGTTTCCTGGGGCGGCGCCTGCTGTGGGTGCAGGCGGTGCTCACACC from Deinococcus multiflagellatus encodes:
- a CDS encoding VOC family protein; this translates as MTFITGLDHVLLEAPAGGEPAARAFYGAFLGLTEVPKPPVLQVRGGVWFALPDGRQLHLGVAPDFAPRLKGHPALRSADLAAFVAHCAAHGVPTRPDQEGGVPRVFLHDPFGNRLEVVQG